One part of the Mercenaria mercenaria strain notata unplaced genomic scaffold, MADL_Memer_1 contig_659, whole genome shotgun sequence genome encodes these proteins:
- the LOC128554699 gene encoding RNA-binding protein cabeza-like — protein sequence MRRRESEGRRRRERGGGGRGRKKEEMEGGKGDGGNMRWWRRWSWREEEVLEEVEGEGGRGGGGRRWWTEEGGGGRKRRKKEVEGRGGGGRKRRRRREDEVEGG from the coding sequence ATGAGAAGGAGGGAGAGCGAAGGGCGGAGGAGGAGGgagagaggaggaggaggaagaggGAGAAAGAAGGAGGAGATGGAGGGAGGAAAAGGAGATGGAGGTAATAtgaggtggtggaggaggtggagTTGGAGGGAGGAGGAGGTGTTGGAGGAGGTGGAGGGAGAAGGTGGAAGAGGAGGTGGAGGGAGGAGGTGGTGGACGGAGGAGGGAGGTGGAGGGAGGAAGAGGAGGAAGAAAGAGGTGGAGGGAAGAGGTGGAGGTGGACGAAAGAGGAGGAGGAGAAGAGAGGATGAGGTGGAGGGAGGATGA
- the LOC128554700 gene encoding tripartite motif-containing protein 66-like: MFKSLANKSKEKKKKCDTGKETERNKNLFSESCAIHPQRKLDLFCSKCDKVYCRDCRDTGSRECHKYHKLAYISDVAYVFENSKEFKEYDTNILALRRKLERSIEKTTENMKLSTQLQEEAENTIKQQKETLTELIETHYRKISKRNKKVNEDCLNKLTEILEQSKGLKAQFEDIENEINEKRNLKMTTLFIAIKKSKEEIKRTEEEIRRLNERSNVTRYVFEAGEQALTFMKNMEDFGDLVEENLNSGEKDNTFTTFGPFDSTLDDNRSSKFLLVVIYLRKD, translated from the exons atgtttaaaTCACTTGCAAACAagagtaaagaaaaaaagaaaaaatgtgacACAGGAAAAGAAACTGAGAGGAATAAAAACCTATTTTCTGAATCGTGTGCAATACATCCCCAAAGAAAACTAGacttattttgttcaaaatgtgaCAAAGTTTACTGCAGAGATTGTAGAGATACCGGCTCTCGTGAATGTCATAAATACCATAAACTTGCATACATATCTGACGTCGCTTATGTGTTTGAAAATTCGAAGGAATTTAAAGAATATGACACAAATATTTTAGCTCTTAGAAGAAAGTTAGAGAGGTCAATTGAAAAAACTACGGAAAATATGAAATTGTCAACTCAGTTACAAGAGGAAGCAGAAAACACAATCAAACAGCAAAAAGAAACTTTAACTGAGTTAATAGAAACTCATTATCGCAAGATTTCGAAAAGAAATAAGAAAGTGAATGAGGACTGTCTGAATAAACTGACAGAAATTCTTGAACAAAGTAAAGGACTCAAGGCGCAATTTGAAGACATCGAAAACGAAATTAATGAAAAGAGGAATCTTAAAATGACCACACTGTTCATCGcgataaaaaaatcaaaggagGAGATAAAAAGGACCGAAGAAGAAATAAGAAGGCTTAACGAACGTAGTAATGTAACCAG GTATGTTTTCGAGGCTGGAGAGCAGGCACTTACTTTCATGAAGAACATGGAAGATTTTGGAGATCTTGTGG AGGAAAATCTTAATTCCGGAGAAAAGGACAATACATTTACTACTTTTGGCCCATTTGACAGCACATTGGACGATAATCGCAGCAGTAAGTTTTTATtagttgttatttatttaagaaaagattaa